The Rhododendron vialii isolate Sample 1 chromosome 6a, ASM3025357v1 genome includes a window with the following:
- the LOC131331310 gene encoding cytochrome b5-like, producing MEKGRIFTLSQVAQHKSKKDCWFVINGRVVDVTKFLEEHPGGEEVLIESAGKDATKEFDEIGHSKAAKEMLLKYQVGVLQGYSPSGGGESEVAASKESNKAKEMKAFVIKDDPVPKYKAFVEFFVPLLVAGSFFGYRYLTGATQIGS from the exons ATGGAGAAAGGAAGAATTTTCACCCTTTCCCAGGTTGCCCAACACAAGTCCAAGAAGGATTGCTGGTTCGTCATCAATGGCAGG GTGGTGGACGTGACCAAGTTTCTGGAAGAACACCCGGGAGGAGAGGAGGTGTTGATCGAGTCGGCCGGGAAAGACGCAACCAAGGAGTTTGATGAAATTGGCCACAGCAAGGCTGCAAAGGAAATGCTCCTCAAATACCAGGTAGGGGTCCTCCAAGGTTACAGCCCCAGCGGAGGCGGCGAGTCCGAAGTAGCTGCTTCTAAGGAATCCAACAAGGCTAAAGAGATGAAAGCGTTTGTGATCAAGGACGATCCGGTGCCCAAATACAAGGCTTTTGTCGAGTTCTTTGTGCCCCTGCTTGTCGCCGGATCCTTCTTCGGGTACCGGTACCTGACCGGAGCAACCCAGATCGGATCTTGA
- the LOC131331313 gene encoding subtilisin-like protease SBT1.7, with product MKPFSRFGPLLLLILLLIAITYRSFAVAEKKTYIVHMDKSTMPTSFTDHFEWYDSALKTVSDSGNMLYAYTDVIHGFSARLTADEAKSLESHLGVLSLLEEVKYELHTTRTPQFLGLDASQSLFPDSTTASDVVVGVLDTGVWPESKSFDDTELGQVPNSWKGECEAGNNFNTSHCNRKLIGARFFSKGYEGAFGPIVAKTESKSPRDDNGHGTHTSTTAAGSAVAEASLFGYAAGTARGMARHARVATYKICWQGGCFSSDIVAAMDAAVKDGVNVLSMSIGGSVTDYDRDSIAIGAFGAMTKGILVSCSAGNGGPGPMTLSNVAPWITTVGAGTLDRKFPAYAMLGSGKNLSGVSLYSGKPLSDSSLVPLVYAANVSNSSYGNLCMTGSLIPAKVSGKIVVCDRGLNFRVQKGVVVKDAGGIGMILTNTDSYGEELVADAHLIPTVAVGQLTGDAIKKYILSDTKPTATITFAGTQLGVQPSPVVAAFSSRGPNPITPDILKPDLIAPGVNILAGWTGAAGPTGLQEDTRQVSFNVVSGTSMSCPHVSGLAALVKGVHQDWSPAAVKSALMTTTYTTYKDGKTIKDIATGRPSTPFDYGAGHVNPVAALDPGLVYDAGVDDYLGFLCALNYTSARIKTISQQDYTCESGKKYSLGDFNYPSFVVPLQTASGQGGGSSAATAVKYTRTLTNVGTPATYKASVSSKTRAVKITVEPESLTFSKTNEKKTFTVTFSASSMPSGTNEFARMEWSDGKNTVGSPIAISWT from the coding sequence ATGAAACCTTTTTCGAGGTTCGGGCCACTGTTACTACTGATACTTCTTCTGATTGCAATCACCTACCGTTCATTCGCGGTTGCAGAAAAAAAGACTTACATCGTTCACATGGACAAATCCACCATGCCAACGAGTTTCACCGATCACTTCGAATGGTACGACTCAGCTTTAAAAACTGTTTCAGATTCCGGCAACATGCTTTATGCCTATACCGATGTAATCCACGGCTTCTCCGCGAGGCTCACAGCTGACGAAGCCAAGTCGCTCGAATCCCATCTTGGGGTTCTTTCACTCCTAGAAGAAGTGAAATACGAGCTTCACACTACCCGAACGCCACAGTTCCTTGGACTCGATGCAAGCCAATCACTCTTCCCAGATTCTACCACGGCTAGTGATGTTGTTGTCGGGGTTTTAGACACGGGTGTTTGGCCCGAGTCTAAAAGCTTCGACGACACGGAGCTCGGGCAGGTGCCTAATAGCTGGAAAGGCGAGTGCGAAGCTGGTAATAACTTCAACACGTCGCACTGTAACAGGAAACTAATCGGGGCAAGGTTCTTTTCCAAAGGGTATGAAGGAGCTTTTGGGCCGATTGTTGCGAAAACCGAATCCAAATCACCGAGGGATGACAATGGGCATGGTACGCACACGTCGACTACAGCAGCGGGGTCTGCTGTAGCAGAAGCTAGCCTATTTGGCTATGCTGCGGGTACAGCGAGAGGGATGGCTAGGCATGCCCGTGTAGCCACGTATAAAATATGCTGGCAAGGCGGTTGTTTCAGCTCCGACATAGTGGCCGCGATGGACGCGGCTGTTAAAGACGGCGTAAATGTACTGTCTATGTCCATTGGTGGCTCGGTTACCGATTACGATAGAGACAGCATCGCCATCGGAGCATTCGGGGCGATGACGAAAGGAATCTTAGTATCATGCTCAGCCGGAAACGGAGGGCCGGGTCCCATGACTCTGTCCAACGTTGCGCCGTGGATAACCACCGTGGGTGCTGGAACACTCGACCGCAAATTCCCAGCTTATGCTATGCTTGGCAGTGGGAAAAATTTATCTGGCGTTTCACTTTACAGTGGAAAGCCATTGTCTGATTCTTCCTTGGTGCCACTTGTGTATGCCGCAAATGTGAGCAACTCCTCTTATGGAAATCTATGCATGACTGGCAGTTTGATTCCTGCAAAAGTTTCTGGGAAAATTGTGGTCTGTGATAGAGGATTGAATTTTAGGGTGCAAAAAGGAGTGGTGGTAAAAGATGCCGGTGGCATAGGGATGATCTTAACAAATACTGATTCCTATGGAGAAGAATTGGTGGCCGACGCACATCTCATACCCACAGTAGCTGTAGGTCAATTGACAGGTGACGCGATAAAGAAATACATACTTTCAGATACTAAACCAACAGCCACAATCACGTTTGCAGGCACCCAGTTGGGTGTCCAACCATCACCAGTCGTGGCAGCTTTCAGTTCTCGAGGTCCGAACCCAATAACGCCAGACATACTCAAACCGGATTTAATAGCCCCCGGTGTTAATATCCTAGCAGGTTGGACTGGTGCAGCTGGACCTACGGGGTTGCAGGAAGACACTCGGCAGGTGAGCTTCAACGTCGTTTCCGGGACATCGATGTCGTGCCCCCACGTGAGTGGCCTCGCGGCGCTAGTCAAGGGAGTCCACCAAGATTGGAGCCCGGCCGCTGTAAAGTCTGCACTGATGACCACAACCTACACCACCTACAAAGACggcaaaacaataaaagatatCGCAACTGGACGTCCATCAACGCCGTTTGATTATGGTGCTGGGCACGTGAATCCGGTAGCGGCCCTTGACCCGGGCCTTGTATATGACGCCGGAGTTGATGATTACCTAGGTTTCCTGTGTGCCTTAAACTACACTTCGGCCAGAATTAAGACCATCTCACAGCAAGATTATACATGCGAATCAGGGAAGAAATACAGCTTGGGAGATTTTAATTACCCGTCTTTTGTTGTTCCTCTACAGACAGCCTCAGGCCAAGGCGGTGGTAGCAGTGCAGCAACCGCGGTGAAGTACACGAGAACATTGACTAATGTTGGTACTCCGGCAACATACAAGGCTTCCGTGTCTTCTAAGACAAGGGCAGTGAAGATAACAGTAGAGCCGGAATCACTAACTTTTAGCAAAACTAATGAGAAGAAGACTTTTACAGTTACATTCAGTGCAAGCTCAATGCCATCAGGCACAAATGAATTTGCTCGTATGGAATGGTCAGATGGAAAGAACACAGTTGGAAGTCCAATAGCTATCAGCTGGACATGA
- the LOC131331314 gene encoding subtilisin-like protease SBT1.7: protein MKPFSRFGPLLLQTLLLIAITYRSFAVAEKKTYIVHMDKSTMPTSFTDHFEWYDSALKTVSDSGNMLYAYTDVIHGFSARLTADEAKLLESHLGVLSLLEEVKYELHTTRTPQFLGLDTSQSLFPDSTTASDVVVGILDTGVWPESKSFDDTGLGPVPDSWKGECEAGNNFDTSHCNRKLIGARFFSKGYEGAFGPIVAKTESKSPRDDDGHGTHTSTTAAGSAVAEASLFGYAAGTARGMARHARVATYKICWQGGCFSSDIVAAMDAAVKDGVNVLSMSIGGSITDYDRDSVAIGAFGAMTKGILVSCSAGNGGPGPMTLSNVAPWITTVGAGTLDREFPAYAMLGSGKNFSGVSLYSGKPLSDSSLVPLVYAANVSNSSYGNLCMTGSLIPAKVSGKIVVCDRGLNSRVQKGVVVKDAGGIGMILTNTDSYGEELVADTHLIPTVAVGQLTGDAIKKYILSDTKPTATITFAGTQLGVQPSPVVAAFSSRGPNPITPDILKPDLIAPGVNILAGWTGAAGPTGLQEDTRRVSFNIVSGTSMSCPHVSGLAALVKGVHQDWSPAAVKSALMTTTYTTYKDGETIKDIATGRPSTPFDYGAGHVNPVAALDPGLVYDAGVDDYLGFLCALNYTSARIKTISQQDYTCESGKKYSLGDFNYPSFVVPLQTASGQGGGSSAATVVKYTRTLTNVGTPATYKASVSSKTRAVKITVEPESLTFSKTNEKKTFTVTFSASSMPSGTNEFARMEWSDGKHTVGSPIAISWT, encoded by the coding sequence ATGAAACCTTTTTCGAGGTTCGGGCCACTGTTACTACAGACACTTCTTCTGATTGCAATCACCTACCGTTCATTCGCAGTTGCAGAAAAGAAGACTTACATCGTTCACATGGACAAATCCACCATGCCAACGAGTTTCACCGATCACTTCGAATGGTACGACTCAGCTTTAAAAACTGTTTCAGATTCCGGCAACATGCTTTATGCCTATACCGATGTAATCCATGGCTTCTCCGCGAGGCTCACAGCTGATGAAGCCAAGTTGCTCGAATCCCATCTTGGGGTTCTTTCACTCCTAGAAGAAGTGAAATACGAGCTTCACACTACCCGAACGCCACAGTTCCTTGGACTCGACACAAGCCAATCACTCTTCCCAGATTCTACCACGGCTAGTGATGTTGTTGTCGGGATTTTAGACACGGGTGTTTGGCCCGAGTCTAAAAGCTTCGATGACACGGGGCTTGGGCCGGTGCCTGATAGCTGGAAAGGCGAGTGCGAAGCTGGTAATAACTTCGACACGTCGCACTGTAACAGGAAACTAATCGGGGCAAGGTTCTTTTCCAAAGGGTATGAAGGAGCTTTTGGGCCGATTGTTGCGAAAACCGAATCCAAATCACCAAGGGATGACGATGGGCATGGTACGCACACGTCAACTACGGCAGCGGGGTCTGCTGTAGCAGAAGCTAGCCTATTTGGCTACGCTGCGGGTACAGCGAGAGGGATGGCTAGGCATGCCCGTGTAGCCACGTATAAAATATGCTGGCAAGGCGGTTGTTTCAGCTCCGACATAGTGGCCGCGATGGACGCGGCTGTTAAAGACGGCGTAAATGTACTGTCTATGTCCATTGGTGGCTCGATTACCGATTACGATAGAGACAGCGTCGCCATCGGAGCATTCGGGGCGATGACGAAAGGAATCTTAGTTTCATGCTCGGCCGGAAATGGAGGGCCGGGTCCCATGACTCTGTCCAACGTTGCGCCGTGGATAACCACCGTGGGTGCTGGAACACTCGACCGCGAATTCCCGGCTTATGCTATGCTTGGCAGTGGGAAAAATTTCTCTGGCGTTTCACTTTACAGTGGAAAGCCATTGTCTGATTCTTCCTTGGTGCCACTTGTGTATGCTGCTAATGTGAGCAACTCCTCTTATGGAAACCTATGCATGACTGGCAGTTTGATTCCTGCAAAAGTTTCTGGGAAAATTGTGGTCTGTGATAGAGGATTGAATTCTAGGGTGCAAAAAGGAGTGGTGGTAAAAGATGCCGGTGGCATAGGGATGATCTTAACAAATACTGATTCCTATGGAGAAGAACTGGTGGCCGACACACATCTCATACCCACAGTAGCTGTAGGTCAATTGACGGGTGATGCGATAAAGAAATACATACTTTCAGATACTAAACCAACAGCCACAATCACGTTTGCAGGCACCCAGTTGGGTGTCCAACCATCACCAGTCGTGGCAGCTTTCAGTTCTCGAGGTCCGAACCCAATAACGCCAGACATACTCAAACCGGATTTAATAGCCCCCGGTGTTAATATCCTAGCAGGTTGGACTGGTGCAGCTGGACCTACGGGGTTGCAGGAAGACACTCGGCGGGTGAGCTTCAACATCGTTTCCGGCACGTCGATGTCGTGCCCCCACGTGAGTGGCCTCGCGGCGCTAGTCAAGGGAGTCCACCAAGATTGGAGCCCGGCCGCTGTAAAGTCTGCACTGATGACCACAACCTACACCACCTACAAAGACGGCGAAACAATAAAAGATATCGCAACTGGACGACCATCAACGCCGTTTGATTACGGTGCTGGGCACGTGAATCCGGTAGCGGCCCTTGACCCGGGCCTTGTATATGATGCCGGAGTTGATGATTACCTAGGTTTCCTGTGTGCCTTAAACTACACTTCGGCCAGAATTAAGACCATCTCACAGCAAGATTATACATGCGAATCAGGGAAGAAATACAGCTTGGGAGATTTTAATTACCCGTCTTTTGTTGTTCCTCTACAGACAGCCTCAGGCCAAGGCGGTGGTAGCAGTGCAGCAACCGTGGTGAAGTACACGAGAACATTGACTAATGTTGGCACTCCGGCAACATACAAGGCTTCCGTGTCTTCTAAGACAAGGGCAGTGAAGATAACGGTAGAGCCGGAATCACTAACTTTTAGCAAAACTAATGAGAAGAAGACTTTTACAGTTACATTCAGTGCAAGCTCAATGCCATCAGGCACAAATGAATTTGCTCGTATGGAATGGTCAGATGGAAAGCACACAGTTGGAAGTCCAATAGCTATCAGCTGGACATGA